The following nucleotide sequence is from Alphaproteobacteria bacterium.
AACACGCGCAAGGCGCCGCCGACGATACCGAGCGGCCAGCGGCCGGCGCGAAACAGGTCGAATTTGGCAACAAAGAGGTCGGCCGCGTCTTCCCCGGCGAGACGGGCAAGCGCCGCCTGATAGACGGCCTGGGCGGCGGCGCCCGCCGCGACGCGCGCGAGAAATGGATCGATGGTGCCGAAGCGGGCAAGCGCGTCGGACGCCGCATCGAGGACCACCGCATTCGCCTGCTCGGTAACGGTGGTCAATAGATCAAGCGCCGTCTTCTCGCCGAGGGCGCCGGCGCAGGCGTCGAGGAGGTTGCGCCGGTGGGCCTCTTCCCGCGCCCACCAGCCCTGCTCCCAGGCCGGGTCGCGGGTGACATCGGCCGCCGCGCGCCAATCGGAAACGGATCCAACGGTCACATCCCGATAGCCGAGCCCGATCAGATAGCGCGACGCGGTCGCCACGACGGTTTTCGGGAGCGGCAAACCGACCGCGGCAAACCAGGCGACGGCCGGCAATTCGGCGGCGAATTGTTCAAGCGAACCTCGGCCGTCGGGGCCGCCGCCGCCGCGCGGCATCGTCACCCTCAATCTTCCGCGTTGCCGCGCTGCTCGCGAAACAGGCCGAGTTTTTCCTGAACCGGACGGTTGGAAAAACTGAAGACGACCGCATCCTCATCGGCCTCGAAGTAATTCCAAGCCCATGCCGGGACAACGAAAACGTCGCGCGGACCCCATTCGAGGGTTACGTCGCCGACCGCCAATCGGCCCTTCCCCTCGACCGCCGAGAACACGGTGGCGTCGGTCGATCGGTAGGGTGTGGTGGCGAAACCCTTGGGCAAAAGCTGGATCGACGTTCCCATGGTCGGCATCGCCCAGCCGCCGTCGACCGGGTTGACGTAGCGCATCTTGAGCCCGTGACAGGGATCCCAATCCTCGGTCCGGCGCATCGTTTCCAATGCCGCACGGGTTCGGTCATAGCGATAATTAAAGATCGGCGAGCATAGCGAACCGGACTGATAGCCGTCCGGCAGCAGGCCCTGGCCATAGCGCGCCGGCGCGTCGCCGACCGGCCGGCCGATCGGCTGCACGGCTTCGGGATATTTCTCGGCGAAGCCGGCATCGAGATAATTGACCAACGGCACGTCGAGGCCGTCCATCCACACCATGGGCCGATCCGATTCATTGCCGTGGTCGTGCCAGGTCCAGGGCGGCGTGATGACGAAATCGCCCTCGTGCATGATCGTCCGTTCGCCGTCGACGGCGGTATAGGCGCCGTCGCCTTCGATAACGAAGCGCAGCGCCGACTGGGTATGGCGATGGCTGGGCGCGATCTCGCCGGGCAGGATGAGCTGGAGCCCGGCATAGAGCGACGGCGTGACCTGGTTGGTCCCCTGGAGGCCCGGATTCTCCAGCACCAGGACCCGACGCTCCGCCTCCTCAGCGGTGATCAGATCGCCGGCCTCGAGCACGAAGTGGCGGATCTTGTCGTAGTGCCAAATATGGGCCGCGCAGGTCCGCGGCGGCTCCTTCGGCACCAAATTGTGGAGCACCTCCCACAGCGGCGCCAGGCTGTCGGCGCCGATGCGGTCGTAATAGGCCTGACGTTCCGCTTTCGCCATCTCGTTCTCCTCGCCGCGATCTTAGCCTTTGAAGCGCGGCTACGCAGCAGCCAGTTCGACCGCGGGCAAGGTTAGTCCGAGTTGATCCTCGACGACCTCGCGGGCGCGGGCGACATAGTCGGCGCGCATCGCCTCGTTGGTGCGCTCCTTGATGCCCCACTTGCGGAAAATCTCATTGTTCTTCGATTTGTCACGGCCGAAAAACGCGGGCAACGACGGAAAGATGCGGTCGATCCCGGCCTGCACCGCCGTGCGTCCGGCCTCGCTCTGGCACAGGTCACCGCAGAAATCGACGCCGAATTGGGCGTGGAACCGCTCCTCCGGCATCGTCATGCGGGCGAGGTTGCGGAGCGGATGGAACGAACATTTGACCAAATCCTCGACCTGCAGGATTTCGGCCAGATCGCCGAGCATCTTGATGACGCAGAATTCTTCCCAGGTCTCGAGCGGATAGTCGAAAATCGACAGCGGCCGTTTCTCGGCCCGCTCGGGGACCATGTCGGCCTCGGCGATCCCCATCTCGCGGCCGAGCTCGAAGAACCTTACATGGTGCCCGTATTCCTCCATCGCCACGCGGCAGGTCAGCCACTTGGCATAAGGCGTCGGCGCCAGGGCGACCGCCGGTTCATCGAACACCCGCGCACCCTGCAGCTCGTTGATGGCGTGGCTGATCACCAGCTTGCGCACGGCGTTCCCGTATTCTTCCGGGTAATACTTCAAATCTTCGCAGGTATCGACCTGGGGTATTTCGTGGGTCGTCATCGCGCACCTCTCATACGACGGGGTCCGTGTTGAATGATTCGAGGTCGGTTTCCAACGGCGTAAACGACGGGACCATCGCCGACATGCCGCCGGCGATGTTCTCGGCGCGCCAGTCCTCCTCCTCGTCGACCAGCCAGGAGACCGGCCGCGGCTGCGAGAACAGAAAGATCTCGCGGCCGCGAACGCCGAACAATTGGCCGGTCACGTTCTGCGCGTCCGCCGAACACAGATAGGTCACGAAGGCGGCGACGTGCCGCGGCAACACCTTCATGGCCCGTTCCTTGTAGGCGGCCTGGGCGTCATTGGCCGGCTTGATGATGTCGGTGACGCGGGTATGGGCGAACGGCGCCACCGAGTTGGCGGTGACCCCCGTCCGTGCCATGTCGAGGGCGGCGATCCGAGTCAAACCGACCAATCCGGCCTTGGCGCTGCTGTAGGCCGCCTGACCGTAGTTTCCGTAGAGGCCGGCGGTCGAGACGATGCTGACCAGCCGGCCCGGCGGCCGACCGGCTTTGGCCTGATTTCTCAGCACCGGCGTCACCGCAGTCATCAGGTAGTAGGCCGCCGACAGGTTGTTGCGGATAACCGCGTCCCAATCGCCCGAATCGCCTTTGAAGACAAAGGCATCGCGCAGGATCGCCGCATTATTGACCAGTATGTCGAGGGCGCCGAAGGCATCGAGCGCGGCGTCGACGGCTGCCTGCGCCGCCGATGGGCTGGCGACGCTTTCGGTGAAGGCCCTCGTATTGTCGCCCAGTGCGCCCGCCAAGTCCGTCGCCGGCGACGGGTCGGCACCGGCGCCGTCGATCCCGGTACCGCTGTCGGCGATGACCACGCGGGCGCCATGATCGACGAGATCCTCGACGATCGCCTTGCCGATGCCGCGCGCGCCACCGGTCACCAGGGCAACCCGGTCCTGCAACAATGTCGATGGCATCAAGCCCCCTTCCCGGCCGCTTTGTCGGCCTCGGTATAGAATGCGTCGGCGTGGCAATCCTGGCGCCTGATGCCGAGCGATGTCAAAACGCGTGTCGCGGCCTC
It contains:
- the gtdA gene encoding gentisate 1,2-dioxygenase yields the protein MAKAERQAYYDRIGADSLAPLWEVLHNLVPKEPPRTCAAHIWHYDKIRHFVLEAGDLITAEEAERRVLVLENPGLQGTNQVTPSLYAGLQLILPGEIAPSHRHTQSALRFVIEGDGAYTAVDGERTIMHEGDFVITPPWTWHDHGNESDRPMVWMDGLDVPLVNYLDAGFAEKYPEAVQPIGRPVGDAPARYGQGLLPDGYQSGSLCSPIFNYRYDRTRAALETMRRTEDWDPCHGLKMRYVNPVDGGWAMPTMGTSIQLLPKGFATTPYRSTDATVFSAVEGKGRLAVGDVTLEWGPRDVFVVPAWAWNYFEADEDAVVFSFSNRPVQEKLGLFREQRGNAED
- a CDS encoding phenylacetic acid catabolic family protein → MTTHEIPQVDTCEDLKYYPEEYGNAVRKLVISHAINELQGARVFDEPAVALAPTPYAKWLTCRVAMEEYGHHVRFFELGREMGIAEADMVPERAEKRPLSIFDYPLETWEEFCVIKMLGDLAEILQVEDLVKCSFHPLRNLARMTMPEERFHAQFGVDFCGDLCQSEAGRTAVQAGIDRIFPSLPAFFGRDKSKNNEIFRKWGIKERTNEAMRADYVARAREVVEDQLGLTLPAVELAAA
- a CDS encoding SDR family NAD(P)-dependent oxidoreductase, whose protein sequence is MPSTLLQDRVALVTGGARGIGKAIVEDLVDHGARVVIADSGTGIDGAGADPSPATDLAGALGDNTRAFTESVASPSAAQAAVDAALDAFGALDILVNNAAILRDAFVFKGDSGDWDAVIRNNLSAAYYLMTAVTPVLRNQAKAGRPPGRLVSIVSTAGLYGNYGQAAYSSAKAGLVGLTRIAALDMARTGVTANSVAPFAHTRVTDIIKPANDAQAAYKERAMKVLPRHVAAFVTYLCSADAQNVTGQLFGVRGREIFLFSQPRPVSWLVDEEEDWRAENIAGGMSAMVPSFTPLETDLESFNTDPVV